A section of the Schistosoma haematobium chromosome ZW, whole genome shotgun sequence genome encodes:
- a CDS encoding hypothetical protein (EggNog:ENOG410W25D~COG:S) translates to MSGRHEKDRKIPVDDEGILNCVTEYANVNSKSRQFVRSQVIPDDQSQLCTQYPLCLQNSRVLNNDCGDTCMTRNIDSKRHGESASEDPSKSFVFSNMSQFGNKQIFGDDFRTSHSVKRPYESFCLVSNSSAKRNCCTVGQDECEEQSHEPSTSNNQFDSLGSRGFDLSLETRTTARRSENHSLPLAHNLTYEIGVINEVSDVALKLAENKYRSERKSPPYCVAHSFTMAEMEQAKKLEKDENLIPFFSPLSKSRAPSSAVSPESSYGNSVVSISKRNSIFIGSAAQRSRDVNRDSCFIQEAVDSSGIYIPGVDLLIDDSECEPIDLISRFSRTPISSPKIVDPGSTISCALAGPLSSSHIFNQLDSNVAQRRTSSAATSSLSAVSAGMELSKATKERCAQLRQRRRAQPTERQPLPALHLHLSKDGTSPLPPGWQRAPNTRRSTEGQDLGDSSGTYAYYYYHVRTRQTRWDPPVYPWDADPTDTLLGETGEDDPEAPYNWGCASRFAVTHEEIEAMYNRVRQRILERQCIDLLHELAGRPDAPQDVTEQGFAMELFTLVHNTLRGFRDARCKLGRIVNDEDLYYLTKKLAQAVILKEIQKFHQAQAANTSLFSTVLTPELPSTVRSRVATYVRRYMESKGAFYRRRVQLIPATGISRPEQAAHLKPDPAIFKPSVNSSMRSRPVTHPQNFSNVSHHTNYVDNAFSQSAPPINTTAVIPARR, encoded by the exons ATGTCgggcagacatgaaaaagatagAAAAATTCCTGTAGATGATGAGGGTATCCTTAATTGTGTGACAGAATATGCAAACGTTAACAGTAAATCTCGGCAGTTCGTTCGGTCCCAAGTTATACCGGATGATCAGTCACAATTAtgtactcaatatccgttgtgTCTCCAAAATTCCCGCGTTCTGAATAACGATTGCGGTGATACGTGTATGACTAGAAATATTGACTCTAAAAGGCATGGAGAGTCTGCAAGCGAAGATCCATCGAAGTCTTTTGTCTTCTCAAACATGTCACAATttggaaataaacaaatatttggaGATGATTTTCGGACTTCACATTCGGTTAAACGTCCTTATGAATCATTCTGTTTAGTTTCAAACTCTTCTGCAAAGCGAAATTGCTGTACTGTTGGGCAAGATGAATGTGAAGAACAGTCTCATGAACCATCGACATCAAATAATCAATTTGACAGCCTAGGTTCTCGTGGTTTCGATTTATCTTTGGAAACCAGAACTACAGCTCGAAGGTCAGAAAATCATTCTTTACCTTTGGCTCACAATTTAACCTATGAAATCGGAGTAATAAATGAAGTCTCGGATGTTGCGCTAAAACTAGCAGAGAATAAATACCGGTCTGAGCGTAAATCGCCTCCTTATTGTGTAGCTCATTCATTCACGATGGCTGAAATGGAACAAGCTAAAAAGTTAGAAAAGGACGAAAATCTTATTCCGTTTTTTTCCCCCCTCAGTAAATCTCGGGCTCCTTCTTCGGCAGTTTCACCAGAATCTTCATATGGCAACTCTGTAGTTTCAA TTTCAAAACGGAATAGCATTTTTATTGGTTCCGCTGCACAACGTTCCCGTGATGTTAACAGGGACAGTTGTTTTATTCAAGAAGCTGTTGATAGCTCTGGTATTTATATACCTGGAGTAGATCTACTGATAGACGACTCTGAATGTGAGCCCATCGATCTTATATCTAGGTTCAGCAGAACTCCAATTTCTTCACCCAAAATAGTTGACCCCGGTAGCACGATATCATGTGCTCTTGCTGGACCTCTCTCTTCGTCTCATATCTTCAACCAGCTAGATTCCAATGTCGCACAAAG ACGTACATCTTCGGCTGCTACATCATCGCTGAGTGCTGTTTCTGCCGGAATGGAACTGAGTAAGGCTACGAAG GAACGTTGCGCACAGCTAAGGCAACGTCGGCGAGCACAACCAACTGAAAGACAACCATTACCTGCTTTGCATCTGCACCTATCAAAAGATGGTACAAGTCCCCTGCCTCCAGGGTGGCAAAGAGCACCAAATACTAGGCGTTCGACAGAAGGCCAAGATCTAGGGGATAGTTCTGGCAcatatgcttattattattaccatgtcCGAACTCGTCAAACTAGGTGGGATCCACCTGTATATCCATGGGACGCCGATCCTACGGATACTCTTCTTGGTGAAACCGGAGAGGATGACCCGGAAGCTCCTTACAATTGGGGATGTGCGTCGCGATTCGCTGTCACACACGAAGAAATTGAAGCT ATGTATAATCGCGTGCGTCAACGAATATTGGAACGTCAGTGCATTGATCTTCTGCATGAATTGGCAGGCAGACCAGATGCTCCTCAGGATGTAACTGAACAAGGCTTTGCCATGGAA ttattcACTTTGGTCCACAATACGTTACGTGGCTTTCGTGATGCTCGATGTAAACTTGGTCGTATTGTTAACGATGAAGATTTATACTACTTAACAAAAAAG CTTGCTCAGGCCGTAATCCTAAAAGAAATACAGAAGTTTCATCAAGCCCAGGCAGCGAACACTTCTTTATTTTCAACTGTTCTTACTCCTGAACTTCCTTCGACAGTGCGATCAAGAGTTGCCACTTATGTTAGGCGATACATGGAGTCTAAGGGAGCATTCTATCGTCGCCGAGTTCAGCTAATACCTGCAACAGGTATTTCTCGTCCGGAACAGGCAGCTCATCTAAAACCAGACCCTGCTATTTTTAAGCCATCTGTCAACAGTAGCATGCGTTCTCGACCTGTAACGCATCCTCAGAATTTCAGCAATGTATCTCACCATACAAATTATGTGGACAATGCTTTTTCGCAATCTGCTCCTCCCATTAATACTACTGCAGTTATTCCAGCGCGCCGCTAA